From the genome of Pungitius pungitius chromosome 21, fPunPun2.1, whole genome shotgun sequence, one region includes:
- the ccdc57 gene encoding coiled-coil domain-containing protein 57 isoform X1 codes for MHMDSGLGELEAQLAIKEREWKELLASRDRQLESSLSQAQEECLFLRERYQKLREDFQFNLAILDERDRELERSDVLVARALSVDSDRQRELRRLRVLVLELEKQRDRDAEETQQQLADSRQQLDELQRSMAGNFQTQTEEYERMKLDLQCRIQEVEGELTLQRQETTAACTCKHHFDLKMDSMHAVVQSCELKLLSETQAHLQAQHQSKEALKVSEALCQQIQSQLHHKCHQMEDLTAVKDSKIKDLEDELMWMENKLKKEREDHVKKCEEAVQAQKECQAQLEAERQTHTQRLHEADKHMVKLQREAEVLVAQLDRIQKEQQEAMQQTGQTIHRLGKELEATQTGWDKYIRQVSKEMVVKDTEILSLHERETQLKTESERSREEMQRYKQQLSDGLKREMALEQMQVQLEVEWQTRCEDMKAQHYLSNEQLIQDLTQARDQARAELKERKQELQDLTVLLETERDQAAQGLTQKADSRLLKEILGLQQQNSVLRGVVTQMRKDMEGLIHLQPHHQAKPQVSSPQPGQNSGAPAGIAIPSTAVPQRATGPQDQSTKIFSNVSQGGGRSLVKSGHASTLAKQEFSTEHTEAALANVMQQRGTRCMRRQQASGLMSGALLESDPPLLRSRLKQAASFIARLSREKQQLIEMGNRLRAQITTAGMQVEPERDSSTEKPREQQGRLFAVERLQYQLTTQELQYALMQRPGPLPGTNRPGPATEGPANPWCRDHRTRPESILHSLQDKEGLTQSQGPVDMELSACRLSSEGSLRSLKELWEILDGGLSPSIVSEGERELADFGDAGGQMTVFGSCAPIHGQPRKCPSKTPSNTIKTSRPGPTGRTCTIRNYNFKD; via the exons ATGCACATGGACAGTGGACTGGGAGAACTGGAGGCCCAGCTGGCcattaaagagagagagtggaagGAGCTCCTGGCTTCAAGGGATCGTCAGCTGGAGAGCTCCCTCAGTCAGGCTCAGGAGGAGTGCTTGTTCCTCAG AGAACGTTACCAGAAGCTGAGGGAAGACTTCCAGTTCAACCTTGCCATCCTGGACGAACGAGACCGAGAGCTGGAAAGATCTGATGTCCTGGTGGCCAGAGCTCTGAGTGTGGATAGCGACAG GCAGCGGGAGCTGAGGCGTCTCCGTGTCCTCGTCCTTGAgctggagaagcagagagacagagacgctGAGGAGACGCAGCAGCAGCTCGCTGACAGCCGTCAGCAGCTGGACGAGCTGCAGCG CTCTATGGCTGGGAATTTTCAAACGCAAACAGAGGAGTATGAAAGGATGAAATTGGATTTGCAGTGCAGAATACAAGAGGTGGAGGGAGAGCTGACCCTGcagagacag GAGACAACGGCAGCTTGTACCTGTAAACACCACTTTGACTTGAAGATGGATTCCATGCACGCTGTAGTGCAGTCCTGTGAACTCAAG CTGCTCTCTGAGACACAAGCTCACCTTCAGGCTCAGCATCAGTCCAAAGAGGCTCTCAAAGTTTCTGAAGCGTTGTGTCAGCAGATACAAAGCCAGCTGCACCACAAATGCCACCAGATGGAAGACCTCACTGCTGTCAAGGATAGCAA AATAAAGGATCTTGAGGACGAGCTGATGTGGATGGAGAACAAATTGAAGAAAGAGCGGGAAGATCACGTGAAAAA ATGTGAGGAGGCGGTCCAGGCCCAGAAGGAGTGCCAGGCTCAGCTGGAGGCTGagcggcagacacacacacagcggctgcACGAGGCTGACAAACACATGGTTAAATTGCAGAGGGAAGCAGAGGTTCTGGTTGCGCAGCTGGACCGCATACAGAAGGAGCAACAGGAGGCGATGCAACAAACAGGCCAGACAATCCACAG GCTTGGCAAAGAGTTGGAAGCAACCCAGACTGGCTGGGACAAGTACATCCGTCAGGTCTCCAAAGAGATGGTTGTCAAGGATACAGAGATCCTCTCCCTGCACGAGAGAGAAACCCAACTGAAGACTgagagtgagaggagcagggaggagatgCAGAG gTACAAGCAGCAGCTGAGTGATGGTTTAAAGAGAGAGATGGCCTTAGAGCAGATGCAAGTCCAGCTGGAGGTGGAGTGGCAGACCCGCTGTGAGGACATGAAGGCCCAACATTACCTCTCCAATGAGCAGCTGATTCAAGACTTGACCCAGGCTAGAGACCAG GCTAGAGCCGAACTGAAGGAGAGAAAACAGGAGCTGCAGGACTTGACTGTGTTActagaaacagagagagaccaGGCAGCACAG GGTCTCACACAAAAGGCAGATTCTCGGCTATTAAAGGAGATTCTTGGTCTACAGCAGCAGAACAGCGTCCTGCGGGGCGTAGTTACTCAGATGAGGAAGGACATGGAGGGTCTCATCCATCTCCAACCCCATCATCAGGCAAAGCCACAGGTGTCCTCTCCTCAGCCAGGTCAGAATTCAGGAGCCCCTGCTGGCATCGCCATCCCTTCTACAGCTGTCCCTCAGAGAGCCACAGGACCACAGGACCAATCCACTAAAATCTTCTCCAACGTTAGCCAAGGAG GTGGTCGGAGCTTGGTGAAAAGTGGCCACGCCTCTACTTTGGCAAAGCAGGAGTTCAGCACGGAGCACACAGAGGCGGCTCTGGCCAATGTCATGCAACAG AGAGGAACCCGGTGTATGCGACGGCAGCAGGCCTCAGGGCTCATGTCTGGTGCTTTGTTAGAAAGCGACCCTCCTCTCCTACGTTCCAGGCTGAAGCAGGCAGCTTCCTTTATTGCCCGTCTGAGCAGAGAGAAACAGCAGCTGATAGAGATGGGGAACCGCCTCCGAGCCCAGATCACCACTGCTGGAATGCAGG TGGAGCCAGAGAGGGACTCTTCAACAGAGAAACCCAGAGAACAGCAGGGCCGGCTGTTTGCTGTGGAGCGACTGCAGTACCAGCTCACCACACAG GAGCTGCAGTACGCACTGATGCAGAGACCTGGCCCTTTGCCTGGAACCAACCGCCCCGGTCCCGCCACAGAAGGGCCTGCCAACCCCTGGTGCCGGGACCACAGAACCAGGCCTGAGTCAATATTGCATTCATTACAG GACAAAGAGGGGCTCACCCAGTCCCAGGGCCCGGTGGACATGGAGCTGTCCGCGTGCCGCTTATCATCAGAAGGGTCGCTGCGCTCCTTAAAAGAGCTGTGGGAGATTCTGGACGGTGGACTCAGTCCATCCATTGTCTCAGAAG GTGAGCGTGAGCTGGCTGACTTTGGTGATGCTGGAGGTCAGATGACGGTGTTCGGTAGCTGTGCTCCCATCCATGGCCAGCCGAGGAAGTGCCCTTCTAAAACCCCATCAAACACCATCAAGACCAGCAGACCTGGACCCACTGGCAGGACCTGCACGATCAGAAACTACAACTTTAAAGACTGA
- the slc16a3b gene encoding monocarboxylate transporter 4 has translation MGGAVVDDGPPGVKAPDGGWGWAVLAGGFVITGFSYAFPKAVSVFFKELIREFDVGYSDTAWISSILLAMLYGTGPLCSVLVNRFGCRPVMMVGGLFASLGMILASFATSIIHIYLCTGVITGLGLALNFQPSLIMLNRYFSERRPLANGLAAAGSPVALCCLSPLGQILQYKYGWRGGFLILGGILLNCCACGALMRPLLPPKKLEESAVVAAEVKKPKKKLLDFSVFKDRGFLIYTLAASIMVLGLFVPPVFVVSYAKGLGYEDTKSALLLTILGFVDMFARPASGLIAGLKWVRPRTVYLFSFAMLFNGITDLVGSQAKDYNGLVVFCIFFGMSYGMVGALQFEVLMTIVGTEKFSSAIGLVLLMEAFAVLLGPPGAGRLLDTTHQYMHVFLLAGCEVTLSAIVIALGNFLCLSRRKEHPEAKMEMAVTATEEEGLNCVVEGEEDEEGEEEPRGKQMGENSAQKAGDERIVM, from the exons ATGGGAGGAGCAGTGGTGGACGATGGACCTCCCGGGGTGAAGGCACCGGACGGCGGCTGGGGTTGGGCGGTGTTGGCTGGCGGCTTCGTCATCACCGGCTTCTCCTACGCTTTCCCCAAGGCCGTCAGTGTCTTCTTCAAAGAGCTGATTCGAGAATTCGACGTCGGCTACAGTGACACGGCCTGGATCTCGTCCATACTGCTGGCCATGCTGTATGGAACag GCCCTCTGTGCAGTGTGTTGGTGAACCGGTTCGGCTGTCGACCGGTGATGATGGTTGGAGGGCTCTTTGCCTCGCTGGGAATGATCCTGGCCTCCTTTGCCACCAGTATCATTCACATCTACCTGTGCACTGGAGTCATCACAG GTCTGGGTCTAGCGTTGAACTTCCAACCGTCCCTCATAATGTTGAATCGCTACTTCAGTGAGAGACGTCCTCTGGCCAATGGCTTGGCAGCGGCGGGCAGCCCTGTGGCTCTGTGCTGCCTCTCCCCACTGGGACAGATTCTCCAGTACAAGTATGGCTGGAGGGGCGGGTTCCTCATCCTGGGAGGGATACTGCTCAACTGCTGTGCCTGTGGGGCCCTCATGAGGCCCCTGCTGCCCCCAAAGAAGCTGGAGGAAAGCGCTGTCGTGGCTGCCGAGGTGAAGAAGCCCAAGAAGAAGCTGTTGGACTTCAGCGTGTTCAAGGACAGGGGTTTCCTCATCTATACCCTAGCAGCGTCTATCATGGTGCTGGGCTTGTTCGTGCCCCCTGTGTTTGTGGTCAGCTACGCTAAAGGCCTGGGCTACGAGGACACAAAGTCCGCCTTGCTGCTCACCATCTTGGGATTTGTTGACATGTTTGCTCGGCCTGCGTCAGGACTCATTGCAGGCTTGAAGTGGGTCCGGCCCAGGACAGTCTACCTGTTCAGCTTCGCTATGCTCTTTAACGGGATCACTGACCTTGTAGGATCACAG GCGAAGGACTATAACGGTCTGGTGGTCTTCTGCATCTTCTTTGGAATGTCCTACGGCATGGTTGGGGCGCTGCAGTTCGAGGTCCTCATGACCATTGTAGGGACGGAGAAGTTCTCCAGCGCCATTGGCCTGGTTCTGCTGATGGAAGCGTTTGCCGTACTGCTGGGACCTCCTGGAGCAG GTCGCCTCCTGGACACCACCCATCAGTACATGCACGTCTTCTTGTTGGCCGGCTGCGAGGTCACACTGTCAGCCATCGTCATCGCCCTGGGTAACTTCCTCTGCCTCAGTAGGAGAAAGGAGCATCCAGAGGCTAAGATGGAGATGGCGGTCACTGCTACAGAGGAGGAGGGCCTGAACTGTGTGGTGGAGggtgaggaagatgaggaaggtGAAGAGGAGCCAAGGGGAAAACAGATGGGAGAAAACAGTGCTCAGAAGGCCGGGGACGAACGCATCGTTATGTAG
- the ccdc57 gene encoding coiled-coil domain-containing protein 57 isoform X2, producing MHMDSGLGELEAQLAIKEREWKELLASRDRQLESSLSQAQEECLFLRERYQKLREDFQFNLAILDERDRELERSDVLVARALSVDSDRQRELRRLRVLVLELEKQRDRDAEETQQQLADSRQQLDELQRSMAGNFQTQTEEYERMKLDLQCRIQEVEGELTLQRQETTAACTCKHHFDLKMDSMHAVVQSCELKLLSETQAHLQAQHQSKEALKVSEALCQQIQSQLHHKCHQMEDLTAVKDSKIKDLEDELMWMENKLKKEREDHVKKCEEAVQAQKECQAQLEAERQTHTQRLHEADKHMVKLQREAEVLVAQLDRIQKEQQEAMQQTGQTIHRLGKELEATQTGWDKYIRQVSKEMVVKDTEILSLHERETQLKTESERSREEMQRYKQQLSDGLKREMALEQMQVQLEVEWQTRCEDMKAQHYLSNEQLIQDLTQARDQARAELKERKQELQDLTVLLETERDQAAQGLTQKADSRLLKEILGLQQQNSVLRGVVTQMRKDMEGLIHLQPHHQAKPQVSSPQPGGRSLVKSGHASTLAKQEFSTEHTEAALANVMQQRGTRCMRRQQASGLMSGALLESDPPLLRSRLKQAASFIARLSREKQQLIEMGNRLRAQITTAGMQVEPERDSSTEKPREQQGRLFAVERLQYQLTTQELQYALMQRPGPLPGTNRPGPATEGPANPWCRDHRTRPESILHSLQDKEGLTQSQGPVDMELSACRLSSEGSLRSLKELWEILDGGLSPSIVSEGERELADFGDAGGQMTVFGSCAPIHGQPRKCPSKTPSNTIKTSRPGPTGRTCTIRNYNFKD from the exons ATGCACATGGACAGTGGACTGGGAGAACTGGAGGCCCAGCTGGCcattaaagagagagagtggaagGAGCTCCTGGCTTCAAGGGATCGTCAGCTGGAGAGCTCCCTCAGTCAGGCTCAGGAGGAGTGCTTGTTCCTCAG AGAACGTTACCAGAAGCTGAGGGAAGACTTCCAGTTCAACCTTGCCATCCTGGACGAACGAGACCGAGAGCTGGAAAGATCTGATGTCCTGGTGGCCAGAGCTCTGAGTGTGGATAGCGACAG GCAGCGGGAGCTGAGGCGTCTCCGTGTCCTCGTCCTTGAgctggagaagcagagagacagagacgctGAGGAGACGCAGCAGCAGCTCGCTGACAGCCGTCAGCAGCTGGACGAGCTGCAGCG CTCTATGGCTGGGAATTTTCAAACGCAAACAGAGGAGTATGAAAGGATGAAATTGGATTTGCAGTGCAGAATACAAGAGGTGGAGGGAGAGCTGACCCTGcagagacag GAGACAACGGCAGCTTGTACCTGTAAACACCACTTTGACTTGAAGATGGATTCCATGCACGCTGTAGTGCAGTCCTGTGAACTCAAG CTGCTCTCTGAGACACAAGCTCACCTTCAGGCTCAGCATCAGTCCAAAGAGGCTCTCAAAGTTTCTGAAGCGTTGTGTCAGCAGATACAAAGCCAGCTGCACCACAAATGCCACCAGATGGAAGACCTCACTGCTGTCAAGGATAGCAA AATAAAGGATCTTGAGGACGAGCTGATGTGGATGGAGAACAAATTGAAGAAAGAGCGGGAAGATCACGTGAAAAA ATGTGAGGAGGCGGTCCAGGCCCAGAAGGAGTGCCAGGCTCAGCTGGAGGCTGagcggcagacacacacacagcggctgcACGAGGCTGACAAACACATGGTTAAATTGCAGAGGGAAGCAGAGGTTCTGGTTGCGCAGCTGGACCGCATACAGAAGGAGCAACAGGAGGCGATGCAACAAACAGGCCAGACAATCCACAG GCTTGGCAAAGAGTTGGAAGCAACCCAGACTGGCTGGGACAAGTACATCCGTCAGGTCTCCAAAGAGATGGTTGTCAAGGATACAGAGATCCTCTCCCTGCACGAGAGAGAAACCCAACTGAAGACTgagagtgagaggagcagggaggagatgCAGAG gTACAAGCAGCAGCTGAGTGATGGTTTAAAGAGAGAGATGGCCTTAGAGCAGATGCAAGTCCAGCTGGAGGTGGAGTGGCAGACCCGCTGTGAGGACATGAAGGCCCAACATTACCTCTCCAATGAGCAGCTGATTCAAGACTTGACCCAGGCTAGAGACCAG GCTAGAGCCGAACTGAAGGAGAGAAAACAGGAGCTGCAGGACTTGACTGTGTTActagaaacagagagagaccaGGCAGCACAG GGTCTCACACAAAAGGCAGATTCTCGGCTATTAAAGGAGATTCTTGGTCTACAGCAGCAGAACAGCGTCCTGCGGGGCGTAGTTACTCAGATGAGGAAGGACATGGAGGGTCTCATCCATCTCCAACCCCATCATCAGGCAAAGCCACAGGTGTCCTCTCCTCAGCCAG GTGGTCGGAGCTTGGTGAAAAGTGGCCACGCCTCTACTTTGGCAAAGCAGGAGTTCAGCACGGAGCACACAGAGGCGGCTCTGGCCAATGTCATGCAACAG AGAGGAACCCGGTGTATGCGACGGCAGCAGGCCTCAGGGCTCATGTCTGGTGCTTTGTTAGAAAGCGACCCTCCTCTCCTACGTTCCAGGCTGAAGCAGGCAGCTTCCTTTATTGCCCGTCTGAGCAGAGAGAAACAGCAGCTGATAGAGATGGGGAACCGCCTCCGAGCCCAGATCACCACTGCTGGAATGCAGG TGGAGCCAGAGAGGGACTCTTCAACAGAGAAACCCAGAGAACAGCAGGGCCGGCTGTTTGCTGTGGAGCGACTGCAGTACCAGCTCACCACACAG GAGCTGCAGTACGCACTGATGCAGAGACCTGGCCCTTTGCCTGGAACCAACCGCCCCGGTCCCGCCACAGAAGGGCCTGCCAACCCCTGGTGCCGGGACCACAGAACCAGGCCTGAGTCAATATTGCATTCATTACAG GACAAAGAGGGGCTCACCCAGTCCCAGGGCCCGGTGGACATGGAGCTGTCCGCGTGCCGCTTATCATCAGAAGGGTCGCTGCGCTCCTTAAAAGAGCTGTGGGAGATTCTGGACGGTGGACTCAGTCCATCCATTGTCTCAGAAG GTGAGCGTGAGCTGGCTGACTTTGGTGATGCTGGAGGTCAGATGACGGTGTTCGGTAGCTGTGCTCCCATCCATGGCCAGCCGAGGAAGTGCCCTTCTAAAACCCCATCAAACACCATCAAGACCAGCAGACCTGGACCCACTGGCAGGACCTGCACGATCAGAAACTACAACTTTAAAGACTGA